A window of Chitinophagales bacterium contains these coding sequences:
- a CDS encoding BamA/TamA family outer membrane protein, with protein sequence MAVVLVSSCGVVPKGYPPNKPFVYETNIQLQGDFSKDERKSLSSRLRNQLDDSIRIRTVGQLIREVLRNPPAYDSTHAQRSVLFMRDLLNSLGYYRDTIWFDTSLVVVPNNKHGDQFRTTVDFHVRPGKMIHIDSVAYNLNDTGSYHPNKADLQALALQSADKSILRKGDAFSKQNISTEIDRLVTLYRNNGYLRFSREELVAVWDTLDASLLAPTLDPFEQILQLEERRKRMENPTANIEFILKPGFNPTRLTKFYVGHTTVFPDYTGDSIAADRKVNHIDSSYSVVRYTDFFGWKFLSQYIYFKRGDLYNQQQYLKTVNRFNGLGAWRLVNIEQVTRPGSDTVDFNIFLTPASRYSFTTNLEVSGSNNALIQGNLLGLGANATLLNRNFARSANQYNLNARINTELSTKGKFIAAQQAGVSYTINFPRLIPNPSFIRASAKERAKTSLSIAYSNTDRKDYFIVNSLNLSWGYDIAWKNKSLRIVLPNIEYTVLQRRDSLSSLIDRNPSFKNIFNQGLVVSGQAGFKITGGKGKNVNLFSANFEESGLLSRLIDAKLFDSLYRFVKFDAEFVRSMNFGRNQLVTRFYSGVGIALKTRTRNSDIQMPYFRQFFPGGPNSMRAWNLRSLGPGSSLKTREEAPFRFGDFMFETNIEFRFPLAQIAGYKVTSALFSDIGNVWFIRPNDDFPGGELTSLKKFFKDLAVGVGTGLRFDFEFLVVRLDYSLKARNPTPAPSNAEAQSKWFYKWNGGTLLHGVFQLGINYPFVRF encoded by the coding sequence ATGGCGGTTGTCCTGGTTTCCTCCTGTGGTGTGGTTCCTAAGGGGTATCCCCCCAACAAACCCTTTGTCTACGAAACAAATATCCAATTGCAGGGTGACTTTTCAAAGGATGAGCGTAAATCCCTTTCTTCCCGCCTCCGAAACCAACTGGATGACAGTATCCGTATCCGGACAGTTGGCCAGTTGATCCGCGAGGTTTTGCGCAACCCGCCTGCCTATGACAGCACTCATGCCCAACGGTCTGTGCTCTTTATGCGTGACCTGCTTAACTCACTGGGCTATTACCGAGATACGATCTGGTTTGATACGAGTCTGGTGGTTGTTCCCAATAACAAACATGGTGACCAGTTCAGAACGACTGTGGACTTTCATGTCAGACCGGGGAAAATGATCCACATAGACTCTGTAGCATACAACCTGAACGATACAGGCTCCTATCATCCTAACAAAGCGGATCTTCAGGCTCTGGCTCTTCAATCAGCTGATAAATCCATACTCAGGAAAGGGGATGCATTTTCCAAACAAAATATTTCAACAGAGATCGACCGATTGGTCACGCTCTACCGTAACAACGGGTACCTTCGGTTTTCTCGGGAAGAATTAGTGGCCGTTTGGGATACACTCGATGCCTCTTTACTCGCCCCTACCCTTGACCCTTTTGAACAGATTCTCCAACTCGAAGAAAGGCGAAAGCGGATGGAAAACCCGACGGCCAATATTGAGTTCATCCTAAAACCGGGATTCAACCCAACACGGCTGACCAAATTCTATGTTGGACATACCACTGTTTTCCCCGATTATACCGGAGATTCAATTGCTGCAGACAGAAAGGTCAACCATATCGATTCGAGTTACAGCGTTGTCCGATACACTGATTTTTTTGGCTGGAAATTTCTCTCTCAATACATCTATTTCAAGCGGGGTGACCTATATAATCAGCAACAATACCTCAAAACAGTCAACCGGTTCAATGGCCTTGGAGCATGGCGACTCGTGAATATTGAACAGGTAACAAGACCTGGCTCTGATACGGTGGATTTCAATATTTTCCTAACCCCGGCCAGCCGGTATTCCTTTACAACCAATCTGGAGGTAAGTGGAAGCAATAATGCCCTGATACAGGGTAACCTGCTGGGGCTTGGCGCGAATGCCACCTTGCTCAACCGCAATTTTGCCCGTTCGGCCAACCAGTATAACCTCAATGCGCGGATCAATACCGAACTAAGTACAAAGGGAAAGTTCATTGCCGCCCAACAAGCCGGGGTAAGCTATACGATCAATTTTCCCCGCTTGATTCCCAATCCCTCCTTTATCCGGGCATCGGCCAAGGAAAGAGCCAAGACCAGTCTTTCCATAGCCTATAGCAACACAGACCGGAAGGATTATTTCATTGTTAACTCGCTGAACCTCTCCTGGGGGTATGATATTGCCTGGAAGAATAAATCACTCCGCATTGTATTACCCAATATTGAATACACGGTTCTTCAACGCCGCGATAGCCTGAGTTCACTGATCGACCGTAATCCTTCTTTCAAAAACATCTTCAACCAGGGATTGGTAGTATCGGGTCAGGCAGGATTCAAAATCACGGGAGGTAAAGGGAAAAATGTAAACCTGTTTAGCGCCAATTTCGAAGAATCCGGCTTGCTGTCACGACTTATCGATGCCAAGTTATTCGACAGCTTATATCGTTTCGTCAAGTTTGATGCTGAATTTGTACGCAGCATGAATTTTGGCAGAAACCAATTGGTCACCCGTTTCTATAGTGGTGTCGGTATCGCCCTCAAGACACGTACCCGCAACAGTGATATCCAAATGCCCTATTTCCGGCAGTTCTTCCCGGGTGGGCCCAATAGCATGCGAGCCTGGAACCTGCGTAGCCTTGGGCCAGGGTCCTCACTAAAAACCCGGGAGGAAGCTCCTTTCCGGTTTGGAGATTTCATGTTTGAGACAAATATTGAATTCCGTTTTCCGCTGGCACAAATTGCCGGATATAAGGTCACCAGTGCTTTGTTCAGTGATATTGGCAATGTCTGGTTCATCCGGCCGAACGATGACTTTCCGGGAGGTGAACTGACGAGTTTGAAAAAATTCTTTAAAGACCTGGCCGTGGGTGTGGGTACTGGCTTGCGGTTTGACTTTGAATTCCTGGTTGTCCGCCTGGATTATTCCCTCAAGGCACGCAACCCTACTCCGGCCCCAAGCAATGCCGAGGCACAAAGCAAATGGTTTTATAAATGGAACGGAGGTACGTTGTTACATGGCGTATTTCAGTTGGGGATCAACTATCCGTTTGTACGTTTCTAA
- the truB gene encoding tRNA pseudouridine(55) synthase TruB has protein sequence MSLNAPSVYETGQVLLIDKPLRWTSFDVVRKIRNLIRIKKVGHAGTLDPLATGLLIVCTGKFTKKINEYMAREKEYTGTFTLGATTPTYDLESEPTDFKPLEDIDRNTLIEQTASFTGDILQIPPAHSAIKVDGKRVYELARQGKEVKLDPRPVTIKEFEITRIELPEVDFRVVCTTGTYIRSLANDFGAALGCGAYLSKLCRTRIGEFRLEEAKDMQEFEKEIKSVIEKTGGS, from the coding sequence ATGTCTCTTAATGCGCCTTCTGTTTACGAAACCGGTCAGGTACTCCTGATCGACAAGCCCCTTCGCTGGACCTCCTTTGATGTTGTACGAAAGATCAGAAACCTGATACGTATCAAGAAAGTGGGGCATGCCGGAACACTCGATCCCCTGGCAACTGGCCTGCTCATTGTGTGCACGGGAAAATTTACCAAAAAGATCAATGAGTATATGGCCCGGGAGAAGGAATACACCGGCACGTTCACCCTTGGGGCAACAACACCCACTTATGATCTTGAGAGCGAGCCCACTGATTTTAAACCATTGGAGGACATCGATCGGAACACCCTTATTGAACAAACAGCATCCTTTACCGGTGATATTCTTCAAATACCTCCGGCCCATTCAGCTATTAAAGTGGATGGGAAAAGGGTATATGAACTGGCGAGGCAAGGGAAGGAAGTAAAACTCGATCCACGCCCGGTAACCATTAAGGAATTTGAGATCACACGAATTGAATTACCCGAGGTTGATTTCCGGGTGGTGTGTACCACAGGGACCTATATCCGTAGCCTGGCTAATGATTTTGGAGCGGCATTGGGGTGTGGGGCCTATCTCAGCAAACTTTGTCGCACCCGCATCGGTGAGTTTCGGTTGGAAGAAGCGAAAGATATGCAGGAGTTTGAAAAGGAAATCAAGAGCGTAATTGAAAAGACTGGCGGGAGTTAA
- a CDS encoding DUF58 domain-containing protein encodes MLRSFYLHTRAYVAAGVVALIFAASYFLPWLYQAALIALVLFLLTLVVDVMLLYGNKKGVTANRVVGERFSHGDENEVRINLQNEYPFPVAVSIIEELPDQFQERYKAVNKLLPGKSVAEHHYQLKPLTRGEYIFNQTILMVTSPLSLVSRRLAFGTNQTVKVYPSYMQMRRYQLLAISNRLEEAGVKRVRRLGHSMEFEQIKEYVLGDDYRTVNWKASARRSDLMVNTFTDERSQQIYCVINKGRVMKMPFRGMYLLDHAINAALVLSNVALAKQDKAGLITFAENIDTFLPADRKPTQINLILESLYKQQTRFLEPDLEKLFSVIRNRISHRSLLVYFTNFESFESMERQLPSLQRIARYHLLLVVLFENTELRTLQQSKAETVEDIYIKTIGEKFSNEKRRMVRELQKNGILSILSAPEDLTVNTINKYLEVKNRMSI; translated from the coding sequence ATGCTAAGATCATTTTACTTACATACCAGAGCTTATGTTGCCGCAGGGGTAGTGGCCCTGATCTTTGCGGCGAGTTATTTCCTGCCCTGGCTATACCAGGCGGCATTGATCGCCCTCGTACTTTTTTTACTCACCCTGGTGGTTGATGTAATGCTTTTATATGGCAACAAAAAAGGGGTAACCGCAAACCGGGTAGTAGGGGAGCGGTTTAGCCATGGAGATGAGAATGAGGTAAGAATAAATCTACAGAATGAATATCCCTTCCCCGTAGCGGTTTCCATCATTGAAGAACTACCCGATCAATTTCAGGAGAGATACAAAGCGGTCAATAAATTACTTCCCGGAAAATCTGTCGCGGAACACCATTACCAACTCAAACCGCTTACACGGGGAGAATATATTTTTAACCAAACCATATTGATGGTTACCAGCCCCCTGAGTCTGGTAAGCCGCCGCCTGGCTTTTGGAACCAATCAAACCGTAAAAGTGTATCCTTCTTATATGCAAATGCGCCGGTATCAACTACTGGCCATTAGCAATCGGTTGGAGGAAGCGGGTGTAAAAAGGGTACGTCGTCTGGGACACAGCATGGAATTTGAACAAATCAAGGAGTATGTTCTGGGTGATGATTACCGAACGGTAAACTGGAAGGCCTCCGCCCGCCGAAGCGACCTGATGGTGAATACCTTTACCGATGAAAGAAGCCAGCAGATCTATTGTGTGATCAATAAAGGCCGGGTAATGAAAATGCCTTTTCGGGGAATGTACCTGCTGGATCATGCCATCAATGCCGCATTGGTGTTGAGTAATGTGGCATTGGCAAAGCAGGATAAGGCAGGCCTGATCACCTTTGCGGAAAATATTGATACCTTTTTACCGGCTGACCGAAAACCAACGCAGATCAACCTGATCCTCGAATCGCTCTACAAACAACAAACCCGGTTTCTTGAACCCGATCTGGAAAAGTTATTTTCGGTGATCAGGAACCGGATAAGCCACCGAAGCCTATTGGTGTATTTTACCAATTTCGAGTCATTCGAAAGCATGGAAAGACAATTACCCTCTCTCCAGCGGATCGCCCGTTATCACCTGCTCCTGGTGGTTCTATTTGAAAATACAGAACTCCGCACACTCCAGCAAAGCAAGGCCGAAACCGTTGAAGATATTTATATCAAGACCATTGGCGAAAAATTCAGCAACGAGAAAAGACGCATGGTCCGCGAACTGCAAAAGAATGGGATACTATCCATTCTGTCCGCACCGGAAGACCTGACGGTGAACACGATCAATAAGTATCTGGAGGTGAAGAACAGGATGTCGATTTGA
- a CDS encoding MoxR family ATPase: protein MDEQMYQPRVDLTALNEAVNNIRSEIKKIIVGQDEMVKLILAAILADGHVLIEGVPGVAKTLTAKLVARSINAGFSRIQFTPDLMPSDVLGTPVFNPREAVFDFKPGPVFSNIVLIDEINRAPAKTQSALFEIMEERQATVDGKTYPMASPFMVLATQNPIEQEGTYRLPEAQLDRFLFKVLVPYPTEEQEVAMLKLFHEMGSAKPVDKVQPVLHGDQINQIRQQVKTLLIEDKLMAFIARLIQQTRNHKSIYLGASPRASLAIMHAAKAMAALSGRDFVTPEDILSIVAPVLRHRIILAPEKEMEGVTEDEVIKQVIEGMEVPR, encoded by the coding sequence ATGGACGAACAAATGTACCAGCCCCGAGTTGACCTGACAGCCCTCAATGAGGCGGTCAACAATATCCGCTCCGAGATCAAGAAGATCATTGTCGGACAGGATGAGATGGTCAAGTTGATCCTGGCCGCGATCCTGGCCGATGGCCATGTATTGATTGAAGGGGTGCCGGGTGTGGCAAAAACACTCACCGCTAAATTGGTTGCCCGAAGTATCAATGCCGGTTTTTCACGTATCCAGTTTACGCCCGACCTGATGCCTTCCGATGTATTGGGTACCCCGGTGTTCAATCCACGTGAAGCGGTATTTGATTTCAAACCAGGTCCCGTATTCAGTAATATCGTACTCATTGATGAGATCAACCGGGCACCGGCCAAGACCCAATCTGCCCTTTTTGAGATCATGGAAGAACGACAGGCCACAGTAGATGGAAAGACCTATCCCATGGCGTCCCCGTTTATGGTATTGGCCACCCAGAACCCGATCGAACAGGAAGGAACCTATCGTTTACCCGAGGCGCAACTGGATCGTTTCCTTTTCAAAGTACTGGTACCTTATCCTACTGAAGAGCAGGAGGTGGCTATGCTTAAACTCTTTCATGAAATGGGTAGTGCAAAACCGGTTGATAAAGTACAACCCGTATTACATGGGGATCAGATCAACCAGATCAGGCAGCAGGTAAAGACCTTGCTGATCGAGGATAAACTGATGGCCTTTATTGCCCGTTTGATCCAGCAGACCCGAAATCATAAATCCATCTACCTTGGCGCATCGCCCCGGGCTTCATTGGCCATCATGCACGCGGCAAAGGCCATGGCTGCCTTGTCGGGGAGAGATTTTGTGACCCCGGAAGATATTCTTTCCATCGTCGCGCCTGTACTTCGCCACCGGATCATTCTGGCTCCCGAAAAGGAAATGGAAGGTGTTACTGAAGATGAGGTAATCAAACAGGTCATTGAAGGAATGGAAGTACCCAGGTAA
- a CDS encoding RNA methyltransferase: MLSKNQIKYIQSLGQKKFRDAEKVFLVEGPKSVHEFLTNPTTKIHQVYAVKDWCEKHSSGYAGIPLTEVDEIELERISQLSTPNQVLLIAAQYEEAVDIDPGGHWTLALDTIQDPGNMGTILRIADWFGIKQVVCSEDCADWYNPKVVQSSMGSLGRLRLSRRPLADWLGKWHQIPVYAAVLNGTPVQQVTRNKEGILLIGNESRGLELSVLEKAKIKVTIPRIGEAESLNAAVATGILLSHLIESGSL; this comes from the coding sequence ATGCTGAGTAAAAACCAGATCAAATATATCCAAAGTTTAGGCCAGAAAAAATTCAGGGATGCGGAGAAGGTATTTCTGGTAGAGGGACCCAAATCCGTACATGAATTTTTAACAAACCCTACAACAAAGATACACCAGGTATATGCCGTAAAAGATTGGTGTGAAAAACATTCTTCCGGTTATGCGGGTATTCCGTTGACAGAGGTCGATGAAATAGAATTAGAAAGGATATCCCAGCTCTCCACACCTAACCAGGTATTATTAATCGCTGCCCAATATGAGGAGGCAGTAGATATCGACCCCGGCGGGCATTGGACATTGGCCCTGGATACGATCCAGGACCCGGGAAACATGGGAACGATTCTTCGTATTGCCGATTGGTTTGGGATAAAACAGGTGGTTTGCAGTGAAGACTGTGCCGACTGGTACAATCCCAAGGTTGTTCAATCATCCATGGGAAGTCTTGGCCGTCTCCGCCTTTCCCGGAGGCCATTAGCTGATTGGTTGGGAAAATGGCACCAGATACCTGTTTATGCCGCCGTGTTGAATGGCACACCTGTTCAGCAGGTGACGCGCAATAAGGAAGGGATCTTATTGATCGGAAATGAATCGAGAGGATTGGAATTGTCTGTGTTGGAAAAGGCAAAGATAAAAGTGACAATACCAAGGATTGGGGAGGCAGAATCTTTGAATGCGGCTGTTGCCACAGGAATCCTTCTTTCCCACCTTATTGAAAGCGGATCGCTTTGA
- a CDS encoding proline--tRNA ligase, whose amino-acid sequence MSKEITSRAADYSQWYNDLILKGELADYSAVRGCMVIKPYGFALWENMRDVLDKMFKDTGHQNAYFPLFVPKSLFEAEEKNAEGFAKECAVVTHYRLIADPNKKGKLMVDPEAKLEEELVVRPTSEAIIWNTYKDWIQSYRDLPILVNQWANVVRWEMRTRLFLRTAEFLWQEGHTAHATKEEAIEETVKMLGVYAQFAEEYMALPVIKGVKSESERFAGAVDTYCIEALMQDGKALQAGTSHFLGQNFAKAFEVKYLTRENQQEYVWATSWGVSTRLIGALVMAHSDDKGLVLPPRIAPVQVVIVPIYKGEESKKMIDARVAEMVAQFKTAGIRVKYDDNDNNRPGWKFAEHELKGVPIRLAIGARDLENNVVEMARRDTGEKESVSLEGLTERIQGLLVTIQQNLFDRAAAYRDAHITKADSWDEFTKILEEKGGFVSAHWDGTPETEQAIKEKTKATIRCIPLNNTPEEGKCILTGKPSSQRVLFAQAY is encoded by the coding sequence ATGAGTAAAGAGATCACCTCCAGGGCCGCCGATTATTCACAATGGTACAATGACCTGATATTGAAGGGCGAACTGGCCGATTATTCAGCCGTACGCGGATGTATGGTCATCAAACCATACGGATTTGCCCTTTGGGAGAATATGCGTGATGTGTTGGATAAGATGTTCAAGGATACCGGGCACCAGAATGCTTATTTCCCGCTATTCGTACCAAAGAGTCTTTTTGAAGCCGAGGAAAAAAATGCCGAAGGCTTTGCCAAAGAATGTGCAGTGGTAACGCATTACCGGTTAATAGCGGATCCAAATAAAAAGGGAAAACTCATGGTCGACCCGGAGGCTAAACTGGAAGAGGAACTCGTGGTTCGTCCCACCAGTGAAGCTATTATCTGGAACACTTACAAAGACTGGATCCAATCATACCGCGATCTTCCCATCCTGGTGAACCAGTGGGCCAATGTGGTCCGATGGGAAATGCGTACACGTTTGTTCCTGCGCACCGCCGAATTCCTGTGGCAGGAAGGCCACACGGCCCATGCCACCAAAGAAGAAGCCATTGAAGAAACTGTAAAAATGTTGGGCGTGTATGCCCAGTTTGCCGAAGAATACATGGCCCTGCCCGTGATAAAGGGAGTAAAAAGCGAAAGTGAGCGATTTGCCGGGGCGGTAGATACCTACTGTATCGAGGCGCTTATGCAGGATGGAAAAGCCCTGCAGGCAGGTACTTCGCATTTCCTGGGACAAAATTTTGCCAAGGCATTTGAAGTTAAATACCTCACCAGGGAGAACCAGCAGGAATATGTTTGGGCCACCAGTTGGGGCGTAAGTACCCGGTTGATCGGTGCGCTGGTGATGGCACACAGTGACGACAAAGGATTGGTATTACCTCCAAGGATCGCGCCTGTGCAGGTAGTGATCGTGCCGATTTACAAAGGGGAAGAGTCAAAAAAAATGATCGATGCCCGTGTCGCGGAGATGGTAGCTCAATTCAAAACCGCCGGAATCCGGGTTAAATATGATGATAACGACAATAACCGTCCGGGTTGGAAATTTGCCGAACACGAACTGAAAGGGGTACCCATTCGCCTGGCCATTGGCGCGCGTGACCTGGAAAATAATGTGGTGGAAATGGCCCGTCGCGATACTGGGGAAAAAGAAAGCGTATCGCTGGAAGGGTTGACGGAAAGAATACAGGGGTTGTTGGTTACTATTCAGCAAAATTTATTCGATCGCGCAGCTGCGTATCGGGATGCACATATCACTAAAGCTGATTCCTGGGATGAATTCACCAAGATTCTGGAAGAGAAAGGTGGGTTTGTTTCCGCGCATTGGGATGGTACACCCGAAACCGAACAGGCCATCAAGGAAAAAACCAAAGCCACCATCCGGTGTATTCCACTGAACAATACACCTGAGGAAGGAAAGTGTATTTTAACAGGTAAGCCGAGCAGCCAAAGGGTATTATTTGCGCAGGCGTATTAA
- a CDS encoding DUF4129 domain-containing protein, translated as MKNLHTYLLLAFFGFLSQAGFAQQEEYPHEMDTVVITDAPVVDEVVAVPATTGEDLSRYVVPKEAYKSFEDKWDWRKFPADSVSRFEKDPEFWYANYPFQEDEPIRETKNRSVLNQSWIFNLLWILILLSFVGLLIWFLSQNGIGFFKNDQALVKGEAEGMQEEEDIFSIPYSYKIESAEKDGNYRLAVRYLFLQLLKGLSERGTIQYKPDRTNLDYLMQLHGRPEYARFFQAMRHYEYVWYGQFSPLEGNYREIRQFFLEFYKKEGMA; from the coding sequence ATGAAAAATCTACATACATATCTTCTCCTGGCCTTTTTTGGATTTCTTTCACAAGCGGGCTTTGCCCAGCAGGAGGAATATCCCCATGAGATGGACACGGTGGTCATAACCGATGCGCCAGTCGTCGATGAGGTCGTTGCTGTGCCTGCTACAACAGGCGAAGACCTGTCAAGGTATGTGGTTCCCAAAGAAGCGTATAAGAGTTTTGAAGATAAATGGGATTGGAGAAAGTTCCCGGCTGATTCGGTTTCGCGCTTTGAAAAGGACCCCGAATTCTGGTATGCAAATTATCCCTTCCAGGAAGATGAACCCATCAGGGAAACGAAAAATAGATCCGTGCTTAACCAAAGCTGGATATTCAACCTGCTTTGGATTTTGATACTGCTGTCATTTGTTGGGCTGCTTATCTGGTTTCTGTCCCAAAACGGAATCGGGTTCTTTAAAAATGATCAGGCATTGGTAAAAGGAGAGGCAGAAGGAATGCAGGAGGAGGAAGACATATTTTCAATTCCCTACAGTTATAAGATCGAGAGTGCGGAAAAGGACGGCAATTACCGACTGGCCGTTCGCTACCTTTTTCTTCAATTACTAAAAGGATTATCAGAACGAGGTACTATCCAATATAAACCCGACCGCACAAATCTCGACTACCTGATGCAATTACATGGCCGCCCGGAATATGCCAGGTTCTTTCAGGCCATGCGGCATTATGAATATGTGTGGTATGGTCAGTTTAGTCCCCTGGAAGGAAACTACCGGGAGATACGCCAGTTCTTCCTGGAATTTTATAAAAAGGAGGGTATGGCATGA
- a CDS encoding RDD family protein, with protein MPLVKIPTSFNLDIEFEVSEFYRRFLAWLLDMVLQIVYLLLAYRLLGLIISNSSNPFRPSTFAQIFEIVLWFPVIFYYLAFEIFTNGQSIGKKVAGLRVVNENGGKASPSQYLIRWLIRVSDLMMVVAILILATFPSAFRYPELRWALVIILGLMITDLILVASSKKSQRLGDVLAQTIIVRTKNKADIQDTVFREVEESYTPHFPQIMQLSDKDINAIKSILDTAHKNGDFNLAYTATEKIKSHLKIDTSMNPYDFLATALKDYNYLSVK; from the coding sequence ATGCCCCTGGTAAAGATTCCCACTTCTTTTAACCTTGATATCGAATTTGAGGTCAGCGAATTCTATCGCCGCTTCCTGGCCTGGTTGCTGGATATGGTGTTGCAGATCGTTTACCTGTTACTGGCCTACCGGCTGCTGGGTCTTATTATTTCCAATTCATCCAACCCATTCAGGCCCTCCACCTTTGCCCAGATATTTGAGATAGTACTTTGGTTTCCCGTGATATTTTATTACCTGGCTTTTGAAATATTCACCAATGGACAAAGTATAGGGAAAAAAGTGGCCGGTTTGAGAGTGGTGAATGAAAATGGAGGAAAAGCCAGTCCAAGCCAATACCTGATACGGTGGCTGATACGGGTATCCGATCTGATGATGGTAGTGGCCATTCTGATTCTGGCCACATTCCCCAGCGCCTTTCGGTATCCTGAATTGCGATGGGCCCTGGTGATCATTTTGGGTTTGATGATCACCGATCTGATTCTGGTGGCATCCTCCAAAAAATCACAACGACTGGGCGATGTATTGGCCCAGACGATCATAGTGCGTACCAAGAACAAAGCGGATATCCAGGACACGGTATTTCGGGAGGTGGAGGAAAGTTACACCCCGCATTTTCCCCAGATCATGCAGTTGAGTGACAAGGATATCAATGCCATAAAAAGCATTCTGGATACGGCCCATAAGAATGGAGATTTCAATCTTGCTTATACCGCCACAGAAAAGATCAAGTCGCATCTGAAAATCGATACGTCAATGAACCCGTATGATTTTCTGGCAACGGCGCTGAAGGACTATAATTATCTTTCAGTGAAATAG
- a CDS encoding stage II sporulation protein M, with the protein MREALFIKKNKERWQRIQHGQVADADELATEFTRLIDDLSYAKTFYPGSRVTNYVNSLASRIYLDIYRNRKERSSRLVDFWKYDLPMVIRKHHRVILLSTIIFIVFAAVAFVTASRDEEILNEILGQDYVDMTRENIRNGNPFGVYENENVFVMWLRIMINNIGVAVKAFISGIFFGIPTLYILASNSFMVGAFDQLFYREGLGLDFFLVVFIHGTLELTAIILAAGAGLILGKGFLLPGTLSRLDSVKMAAKEGAKIILGLFPVFALAAFFEGFITRLYNDVPVLTILVVVASIVFVIWYFIIYPFRVEKKLADKFWEERG; encoded by the coding sequence TTGCGCGAAGCCTTATTCATCAAGAAGAACAAAGAACGCTGGCAACGGATACAACATGGCCAGGTGGCGGATGCAGACGAATTGGCGACGGAGTTTACACGCCTGATCGATGACCTTTCTTACGCCAAAACCTTTTATCCGGGCAGCCGTGTTACTAATTATGTCAATAGCCTGGCTTCCCGTATTTACCTGGATATTTACCGCAACCGGAAAGAACGTTCCAGTCGCCTCGTGGATTTTTGGAAATATGACCTTCCCATGGTCATTCGTAAACATCACCGGGTTATTCTTCTTTCCACCATCATTTTTATCGTCTTTGCGGCCGTCGCTTTTGTCACCGCTTCGCGGGATGAGGAAATTTTAAATGAAATATTAGGACAGGATTATGTGGATATGACCCGGGAGAATATTCGAAATGGCAACCCGTTTGGTGTATATGAGAATGAAAATGTGTTTGTGATGTGGCTGCGTATCATGATCAATAATATCGGGGTGGCTGTAAAAGCTTTTATTTCAGGAATATTTTTTGGCATACCTACCTTGTACATTCTTGCCTCCAACAGTTTTATGGTGGGTGCCTTTGATCAGCTTTTTTATCGGGAAGGGTTGGGTCTTGATTTTTTTCTTGTTGTGTTTATCCATGGCACCCTGGAGTTGACGGCCATTATCCTGGCGGCAGGAGCCGGATTGATCCTGGGGAAAGGCTTTTTGTTGCCCGGTACGCTTAGTCGACTTGATTCTGTTAAGATGGCCGCAAAAGAAGGAGCCAAGATCATCCTCGGTTTATTTCCGGTTTTTGCTCTGGCCGCTTTTTTTGAGGGGTTCATCACCCGATTATATAATGATGTGCCAGTACTGACGATCCTCGTGGTGGTGGCCTCCATCGTATTTGTGATTTGGTATTTTATCATCTATCCTTTCCGCGTGGAAAAGAAACTGGCGGATAAATTCTGGGAGGAGAGGGGATGA